A stretch of DNA from Takifugu flavidus isolate HTHZ2018 chromosome 13, ASM371156v2, whole genome shotgun sequence:
GCGTGGCTCCAGTAATAAAGAAACTGTGACTCCAAGTGGTTCATTCCATCTTAAATGCTCCTTAATCTCCTCATAAAGGCCATCTTTGGATCTTATTGAGGAGAATGACAAACGCTTCCATGTGGCAGAAGGAGTTGCTGTGCTCAATGGGATGGGTGGATGCTTTAATCTCATCCCCGCAAAAGCAAGGGAGATGCCAAACCTTCAGATACACGCCGCCGCGCTTCACCTGCGGGATCCAGAGCCTTGAGTTGCTGTCAGCACTAGAAATTATAAATGTTGTATCTTTGCTGCCAGTCAGACTCCAAATAGGGATATCTGATTTATTCAGTTGATattttcttcatcatcaacagAACTTTCAAGTTGATTTTAATGGCATTTTGGATATGTGTGTGCTCTTCTCTCAGCAGCCTCTGACCTTTTATCAAATCAATGGCtctctttgggggggggggggggggttgctcgGGCCTGCTGCTGGATGTCACCTTGTCCGTGGCCATAATTGTACATTATGCAGCCGGAACATGCAGGTgcctgagtgtttgtgtgtgcttccAGGAGATGGGAGGACAGGTTTTGATCCAAACGTGCGCTTAGGTGTGACAGCTCATAATTTGCACGCTTTCTGGCCGCTGGCCCAGACGAGGACCATAAAGAATCAATCTGGGCGCGATGGACCTGGATGACACacctgcagatggaggagaaactccaaGGGCGTCTCACAACCCTCCACTGCTCGAACATCTCATTACGGTCGTCAAATGGTTTAGGCTGGTGATTACAGATGGGgtgaaagaggtgtgtgtgtgtgtgtgtgtgtgtgtgtggggggggttgctggAGGGAGTCATTTACAGCCTATTTTGTAACACAACAGTGATGCTGTAAGGTCAAGAATGTGCTTATCACATACGGTATTATTGAGAGCCAGTTCAGGTGGTCCTTGATGCCTTTGAGCTTTAGTTTTAATGGAAGGAGATTTATGGCCGACGCCTTTCCTGAATCTAATAGTGTTTCCCGCTGTGCGTCAGgatgggggttgggggggggggggggggggggggtagggaggaagagggtggaaaaaaaacaggcatcaaaacacagcccacagttTTCGTTGTGGATTATTAAGGCCTTTAACTCACGCAGGCGCTTGGTGACCTGCATGGATTAGCTCTGTCAAAATAACCAATACACCTGATTCAAATGTCCATTTTCATGATCAACAGCACATTTTCCAACGTTGTAAAATTGATTCTCCGACAGCCACATGGCTGTGAGGGTGGGGCTAAATTAGCTTCTCAACCGTGGTGTAGCTATAATAAACCAGACGGCAACTTGGTTTAGGATAGTCTGAAACTGACAAGACGTTAAAAAAGGCATCTGAGATTAGATTTGGTTTACTCATTTGTTTGATTGCCATTATCTCACCGGGTCCCTGATAATAAGGGAACAACTGTCATCAAAAAAACCCTATTCACTTTTTTTAACCTATAAAATTTCAACTATTTTAGGGTTTGTGGAAAAATATTGAAGTTCAACAATAACACTTTCTATCACTCCACATAATGAGCggggaaaaaacatttcaatCCAATAAGCATGATATTAGTTGCTACTGTATTAATGCGACTCTTTATTGATCCCCGCAGCAAAAGCTGTTAGTGCTGCGATCACACAGCAGATAGGAGCCCTGCAGAGGCAAGATTTTTCATACTGCAGCTTTGAATCCTCTTTGCCAGcggtaatgttttttttcctactcCTACAGCAATCCTCCCTTTGAAACCGAAATTTTGTTTATTATGCATTATGTCAGAAATATGTGAAGGTTTCAAAGTCAAATCTCGCTTCTGTTTGTGTATGCGGAGCAGAAAATGAAGCATTCAATACTGGGGGGGCAAAATAAGTTAGTTAACGTAAGTTAAAGTGTTGTTCTGGTTCTTGAGACCTCGGACATGTTTTATGTACCACGCATTTGACCCCCAGAACAGGTGGTGGCTAACAGGTGGATGGATGACTGGCAGGCGTGATAAATGCTGTACTATCAAATGGAAACATAAAATACCAGCAGCTGAATGATGCCAGCGGCATCTTTTCCATTTGGAATCTGCTGTTCTCATCCGTTGAGCCTGCGTGATGGCGTCGCCGGCAGGTTACGCCGCGGATGTATTAAACCCCTCTGACTGCATCGCAGCGGGACTTGGACATTACTTGGGAGGCGATAAATTCTGCAGCTCTGACGAGCCGCTCGCTGCTTTGCATTTCCCATCATCAGCGCGAATGTGGTTTTTTGTAACTGGTATTGATAAGAGCTTAATTTGTCAGCGCAGCCGAGGAGACAAACAGGTTGCTGCCATCGAGTGGCAGAGAAAAGGGGTAATTAACTGAAGGCTGACTTGAGCCGCTTGCAGCTTTGTGCGTCGGGGTGTGGATGGAAAAACCAAAGAAGGGCGTCTCGTCGGTTGTCACAAAGCTTTTCCGTGCGTCCAGTTTGTGGAGCCGTGCAGATTAAGTTCAAAAGAAAGACTGATGGCGTCGGCTGCATGAATCCTAAATCCCGTTTCTACTTAGCTGGATGTGTAGATCAATTCTTTCGGCTGTGCTGAGATCAGCCTGGTGTCAGGAGATATAGGGAGGCCACAATAAACTGTGGAGAACTTGGCATTtagaaatacattattacaATTGAACCCCAGCTTCAAGCGGCGTGACCGTTCCAGTAATCCCGCGCACTCCCCTTCACTTTGAAGTGACTTGTTTTCATGGCTCATATCTCAGACGAGCCTTCAATGCAGCCGAGCGCTCACATTTGATAAGCCTGAAAAGCGCAATCAATCAGCGGACTGACTCTGTACTTTTCCTCTCCTTAAGAAAAAAAGCGACTGTTATTTATCTAAAGTGAGCAACACAACATGGAAATAAGTTGGCAAGCCAGGTGGAGTTGACACATTCCTGTTATCTGTTCCTACACGCAGACACATTACAAAAGTCGGAGCTGGAGAACCTGCGACCGTGTAATCTGTGACTGGATTCCACCGCAGACAGCTGGTTCCTCTGAACGCTCCTCATCATTTCCTCCTCAGGTACAGAAGCGATTCAGATGTCAGCACATCTGCTACTGCCAACAAACTcaccaaaatccacatttaaaGACAGCAAACGGGcatcattttccatttcttccaGCTATTTGTTGATTGAaagcacacacaaacgcatcaGAGATGCTTTTTATCACCGCGGTTACTGACACATGCCTGATTTAGTTcaaaaattgtaaaaaatagAAACAGTATcacactgacaaaaattgccaaacacatccagcacaAAACAGTGGTGAGAAGTAATTAATGTTTTCACATATTTCTACATATTTACAATAAACAAGTGGAATAGAAAAGACGTTGTGCGCTGCAGAAACCAGTGGAAACACTCTGCTGGTGGGCAGCAGTAAATAAGACCCCACACCTTCCAAATATGTGTTTCCTAGATGAATTTTCTGTTGTAAGTTGTCAGATTTGGTTTTAAGTCATTGTTTGAAGCCATATAAAAGTTACAGCATGATTGGCAGCCCTGTTGGAGATTGGTGGTCAAATCTAAAGATTTAGTAATGTGGTTCCACTTCTTGGTCTCTATAAACATGACTTGATCAGCACAGGATAGCTGTCTCCATATTCTGGAAACCATCCGTATTTCTTTCCATGGTGATACAatgaattgtgtttttttttagtaaaagGGTTCAAGTGTGCCTATGCCAGTGATGTGCACAAAATTTGGTCCCATTAGTAAAATTAAAGCACTTATCCTCAGTTTTTacttaaaaagaataaataacatCTGATCCACCTGTAATATGTTTGATCCTGTCTAAAAAGTCCTGATTTCCACTAAACTGTGCGACAAGTTCCTAAGCTCGGCTGCTGAATGGACCTTCTTGTATCCCAGCAGCGACAGAGCATCTGTGCACAGCTCCTGCACCGTCTTCACAATGTCAAAAGTGAGCCGAAGcctccagctctctgctgtGGCTCTGGAGTCCCTGTTGGTGGAGTACCTGTAGTTCCACTCTGACTGGGAGGACCCGTTGCTCCTGGTGTTCTTCGTTATCCATGCCTGCACCCTGCTCTCCATTTCCAGCCCCACAAATCTGTAGATCTCCCCAGCCTTGTCTTTTGGGTTGAACGCCAGGTCCTCATAACGAACCAGCAGGTAGCGTCCCCGCAACCACGCCAGTCGTTGCAGTCCTGTCTCTGCAGAGGCGGTCATATCTTTGCACGTGCTGGTGATCTGTGACAAGTCCACATATCGTGGCTGCCGTCCTGTGGAGTTCCATATCTTCCAAGGCCGGAACTGCTCTGAAAATGCCATGATGCGCGAGGCGAGGATGGCTCTAGGATCTCTCACCAGGTGGATGATCTTAAGGTCCAGACGTGGATCTTCCGTCAGGGTGCGTAGGTCTCCCACCTCGGGGACCCTCACAGTTTTTATAGCTATATGTTCTTTTGACAGACACGACAGGGAGGCCAGGGTGAGGTTGAGGGCCCCGCACTTCTTAGGGCACCAAGCTTCATCAGGTGAGTCAGGTGATGCTGCGTTTACCCCGTCCATGCACAcaggaggagaacagagagCATGGCTGGAGCTCCGTCGGAAGAAGGAACTGGTGACGTGTTCTTGCGGCTCAGGGCGGATGTAATTCTCTATAAAGTGGAGGTCGCACGTGTACAGATTGAGGAGGAGGTCCCTGTAAGCTCCCAAAAGTGCCCTGCGGTCGAGGTTGCGGCGTAGTCTGCTGCTGGAGTTAGTGAAGGCTTGCTGGACATGGTAGAGGGGCTCAAACACGTAGAAGACCTCTGGGTGCTGGTTGAGAAGCTGTCCGGTGAAGGAGGAGCCGCTACGGGTGGTCGCAAAGAGCAGGATGTGTTTCCGAGGTGACTCGTTGGGCATCAGGCCGTCATCGCACAGGGCCCTCCACCTGATGTCTTAAAGAGAGGAACGACAGAGCCTTACACATTTATCTGAAACCTCAATTATAGCAGCTTTGGATACGTAATTACAAATCACGCCAGTTCCGTTCTCCATTTTCAAGACATTGACTCATAAGAGGGAATTTTAAACCAGGAAAAAGTTGTGGAATCAAGGCAGTAAttcttaaataattaaaaaggtAAACTTGCATGAGTGAGTAGTTTGTCTGCTGGTGGTTTCTGAGGGGGGAAGGGTTCATGAAATGACAGATGTCTAAATATAGCGCAAACAAGCTAACGTGCAATTATTGCTGACGAGGTGTTGATTGCAGGACGGATGTCACAGTTGCAGAAAGAAACTGCAGCTGGGCTGCAAAAGGGGATCAGGTCAATTAGAGGAAATCACACACTTCCCAGTCCTTAGGATATCCCTCATTTTTAGGATTTGCTGTTCATTTTGCTTTACTCGTAGAAGATTTTCTTTGCTGTACCTCTGTGGTGCCTGGACTGGCAGTGGTAGGCTCCCTGACAGGGTCCCGGCACCGAGTCCCTCAGGGTGCGGATAGCTGTGTACTGGACCCCCAGAGATGCGCATACCAGCAACAGCACTGTCTTCCAGGAGCACTCCATCTTGCCCCCGCCCGTGGCCCTACATTCTTCACGCTGATGTATCCAGGGGAGCCACAGAGACACGCACAGTgggaattcatttttaatacatttttcagCTTCAAGCATTCACGGCTCTCCCAGCTGATGAGCAAAGCACAGTTAAAGTTTATAATGAAAGGACAGAGTAGAGTAACTCACCCATTTGTAGACAGAGCTTATTTAAATTCTCCTTTTGGttgttttaaataatttgaGTCaatgcagattaaaaaaaagtgggcAAAACAGTGTTGTAACATAGTTTCCAACTTTAATGACttaaaaaaactacaaaaaaataGTAACAACTACCCCTTCTATAATACTTGGATCCTTTAAAACtaagtttaaattatttaaaacgtAACAATGAGCCAGTTTGGATAATTGTGTGATGCCAACAAAACCACACAAGCTGCTTCACACTTCTCCCATTTGTTTCCGTTCTCAGTTAAATGCTTGTAGGATGTACGGTGGATGCCATATCAGCTa
This window harbors:
- the si:ch73-62b13.1 gene encoding carbohydrate sulfotransferase 1-like isoform X1, which translates into the protein MREECRATGGGKMECSWKTVLLLVCASLGVQYTAIRTLRDSVPGPCQGAYHCQSRHHRDIRWRALCDDGLMPNESPRKHILLFATTRSGSSFTGQLLNQHPEVFYVFEPLYHVQQAFTNSSSRLRRNLDRRALLGAYRDLLLNLYTCDLHFIENYIRPEPQEHVTSSFFRRSSSHALCSPPVCMDGVNAASPDSPDEAWCPKKCGALNLTLASLSCLSKEHIAIKTVRVPEVGDLRTLTEDPRLDLKIIHLVRDPRAILASRIMAFSEQFRPWKIWNSTGRQPRYVDLSQITSTCKDMTASAETGLQRLAWLRGRYLLVRYEDLAFNPKDKAGEIYRFVGLEMESRVQAWITKNTRSNGSSQSEWNYRYSTNRDSRATAESWRLRLTFDIVKTVQELCTDALSLLGYKKVHSAAELRNLSHSLVEIRTF
- the si:ch73-62b13.1 gene encoding carbohydrate sulfotransferase 1-like isoform X2; this translates as MPNESPRKHILLFATTRSGSSFTGQLLNQHPEVFYVFEPLYHVQQAFTNSSSRLRRNLDRRALLGAYRDLLLNLYTCDLHFIENYIRPEPQEHVTSSFFRRSSSHALCSPPVCMDGVNAASPDSPDEAWCPKKCGALNLTLASLSCLSKEHIAIKTVRVPEVGDLRTLTEDPRLDLKIIHLVRDPRAILASRIMAFSEQFRPWKIWNSTGRQPRYVDLSQITSTCKDMTASAETGLQRLAWLRGRYLLVRYEDLAFNPKDKAGEIYRFVGLEMESRVQAWITKNTRSNGSSQSEWNYRYSTNRDSRATAESWRLRLTFDIVKTVQELCTDALSLLGYKKVHSAAELRNLSHSLVEIRTF